In one window of Candidatus Microthrix subdominans DNA:
- the betB gene encoding betaine-aldehyde dehydrogenase: MSDASAEPPTTPPSEARLRSEAELYVDGRRTAATSGERFPTFNPATGAVLAQVHQSNDADVDAAVASAKAAFPGWAALTGAERGRILNRAASLLRERNDELARIEVADTGKPIAEASTVDVISGAEAVEYFAGAAATLTGEHVTLGDNFAYVRREPLGVCAGIGAWNYPIQIACWKSAPALAAGNTMVFKPAELTPLTALELAEIYTEAGVPPGVFNVVQGDARTGRALVAHPDVAKVSITGEVGTGKAVMAAAAETLKAVTLELGGKSPLIVFDDADVNNAVSGALMGNFYTQGEVCSNGTRVFVQAGIHDEFVAKLVERTARMVVGDPMDPATDVGALISADHLAKVSGYLDAGRDSGATVAAGGCRVTDGPLGDGYFVEPTVFTGCSDDMTIITEEIFGPVMGVLAFDTEDEVVARANATPYGLAAGVFTQQLARGHRVAAALQAGTVWINNYNLTPIEMPFGGVKQSGIGRENSMAAFEHYTQRKAVYVETGDVEAPY; this comes from the coding sequence ATGAGCGATGCCTCCGCCGAGCCCCCCACGACCCCCCCGAGCGAGGCTCGGCTTCGGTCGGAGGCCGAGCTGTACGTCGACGGGCGGCGGACAGCGGCGACCTCGGGCGAGCGGTTTCCGACGTTCAACCCCGCCACCGGCGCGGTGCTGGCACAGGTGCACCAGAGCAACGACGCCGATGTCGACGCAGCCGTCGCCTCGGCCAAGGCGGCGTTCCCCGGCTGGGCCGCCCTCACCGGGGCCGAACGGGGCAGGATCCTCAACCGGGCGGCTTCCCTGCTGCGCGAGCGCAACGACGAGCTGGCCCGTATCGAGGTGGCCGACACCGGCAAGCCCATCGCCGAGGCGTCGACCGTCGACGTGATCTCGGGTGCCGAGGCGGTCGAGTACTTCGCCGGCGCCGCCGCCACGCTCACCGGCGAGCACGTGACGCTGGGCGACAACTTCGCCTACGTGCGCCGCGAGCCGCTGGGTGTGTGCGCCGGCATCGGCGCCTGGAACTACCCGATCCAGATCGCCTGCTGGAAGTCGGCCCCGGCGCTGGCCGCCGGCAACACGATGGTGTTCAAGCCCGCCGAGCTGACCCCGCTGACCGCGTTGGAACTGGCCGAGATCTACACCGAGGCCGGCGTGCCGCCCGGGGTGTTCAACGTGGTGCAGGGCGACGCCCGCACCGGTCGGGCGCTGGTGGCCCACCCGGACGTGGCCAAGGTGAGCATCACCGGCGAGGTGGGGACCGGCAAGGCCGTGATGGCCGCCGCCGCCGAGACCCTGAAGGCGGTCACCCTGGAGCTGGGGGGCAAGTCGCCGCTGATCGTCTTTGACGACGCCGACGTCAACAACGCCGTGTCCGGGGCGCTGATGGGCAACTTCTACACCCAGGGTGAAGTGTGCTCCAACGGCACCCGGGTGTTCGTCCAGGCCGGCATCCACGACGAGTTCGTCGCCAAGCTGGTCGAGCGGACTGCCAGGATGGTGGTCGGCGACCCGATGGACCCGGCCACCGACGTTGGCGCCCTGATCAGCGCCGACCACCTGGCCAAGGTGAGCGGCTACCTCGATGCCGGGCGGGACTCGGGCGCCACCGTCGCCGCGGGCGGCTGCCGGGTGACGGACGGGCCGCTGGGCGACGGGTACTTCGTCGAGCCGACCGTGTTCACCGGCTGCTCGGACGACATGACGATCATCACCGAGGAGATCTTCGGCCCGGTGATGGGCGTGCTCGCCTTCGACACCGAGGACGAGGTGGTCGCGCGGGCAAACGCCACGCCTTACGGCCTGGCCGCCGGCGTGTTCACGCAGCAGTTGGCCCGTGGCCACCGTGTTGCGGCCGCGCTGCAGGCCGGCACCGTGTGGATCAACAACTACAACCTGACCCCGATCGAGATGCCCTTCGGCGGCGTGAAGCAATCGGGCATCGGCCGGGAGAACTCGATGGCGGCCTTCGAGCACTACACCCAACGCAAGGCGGTGTACGTCGAGACCGGCGACGTCGAGGCGCCCTACTGA
- the betA gene encoding choline dehydrogenase, whose product MTDVETTNWDYVIVGGGSAGSALANRLSADPDNLVLVLEAGRPDSKWDVFIHMPAAFSFPIGSRFYDWKYETEPEPHMGGRRVYHARGKVLGGSSSINGMIFQRGNPMDYERWAADPGMDTWDYAHCLPYFKRMETTLAGGDEFRGDDGPLILERGDADNPLCQAFLEATAQAGYPRTSDVNGYQQEGFSEFDRNVHRGRRLSAARAYLHPVLDRPNLTVLTRALSTGIEWNGTRATGVSFTHGRRHHTATANEVILCGGAFNSPQLLQLSGVGEADHLRSLGIDVVADVPGVGANLQDHLEVYIQHSSTQPVSMQPHLAKWRRPWIGLQWLFRKGPATSNQFEAGGFVRSNDDVAYPNLMYHFLPLAVRYDGTTPTSGHGYQVHVGPMYSDARGTVKVTSTDPRKHPAIRFNYLSTEQDRREWVEAIRVTRNILGQEAFGPFDGGELSPGPDVVTDEQILGWVAKDAETALHPSCTARMGTDDMSVLDPETLRVRGTEGLRVVDASSMPYVTNGNIYAPVMMLAEKAADVILGNEGLAPMTDVDWYRAG is encoded by the coding sequence ATGACCGACGTCGAGACGACCAACTGGGACTACGTGATCGTCGGAGGCGGCTCGGCCGGTTCGGCGCTGGCCAACCGGCTGTCGGCCGACCCGGACAACTTGGTGCTGGTGCTCGAGGCCGGACGTCCCGACTCCAAGTGGGACGTGTTCATCCACATGCCGGCAGCCTTCTCGTTCCCGATCGGCAGCCGCTTCTACGACTGGAAGTACGAGACCGAGCCCGAGCCCCACATGGGCGGCCGTCGGGTGTACCACGCCCGCGGCAAGGTGCTGGGCGGGTCCTCGTCGATCAACGGCATGATCTTCCAGCGGGGTAACCCGATGGACTACGAGCGCTGGGCGGCCGACCCTGGCATGGACACGTGGGACTACGCCCACTGCCTGCCCTACTTCAAGCGCATGGAGACAACGCTGGCGGGCGGCGACGAGTTTCGCGGCGACGACGGTCCGCTGATCCTCGAGCGCGGCGACGCCGACAACCCGCTGTGCCAGGCGTTCCTCGAGGCGACCGCCCAGGCCGGCTACCCGCGCACCAGCGATGTCAACGGCTACCAGCAGGAGGGCTTCTCCGAGTTTGACCGGAACGTGCATCGCGGCCGGCGCCTGTCGGCGGCCCGGGCCTACCTGCACCCGGTGCTCGACCGCCCCAACCTCACCGTGCTCACCCGGGCGTTGAGCACCGGCATCGAGTGGAACGGCACCCGGGCCACCGGCGTCAGCTTCACCCACGGGCGCCGCCACCACACGGCCACGGCCAACGAGGTGATCCTGTGCGGCGGGGCGTTCAACTCGCCCCAGCTGTTGCAGCTGTCCGGCGTGGGGGAAGCCGATCACCTGCGCAGCCTGGGTATCGACGTCGTCGCCGACGTGCCCGGCGTGGGCGCCAACCTGCAGGACCACCTCGAGGTGTACATCCAGCACTCGTCCACCCAGCCGGTGTCCATGCAGCCGCACCTGGCCAAGTGGCGCCGCCCGTGGATCGGCCTGCAATGGCTGTTCCGCAAGGGGCCGGCCACGTCCAACCAGTTTGAAGCGGGTGGGTTCGTCCGCAGCAACGACGACGTTGCCTACCCCAACCTGATGTACCACTTCCTGCCGCTGGCGGTGCGCTACGACGGCACCACCCCGACCAGTGGCCACGGATACCAGGTGCATGTGGGGCCGATGTACTCCGACGCCCGCGGCACGGTGAAGGTCACCTCGACCGACCCTCGCAAGCACCCGGCGATCCGGTTCAACTACCTGTCGACCGAACAGGACCGGCGGGAGTGGGTGGAGGCGATCCGGGTGACCCGCAACATCCTCGGCCAGGAGGCGTTCGGCCCGTTCGATGGCGGCGAGCTGTCACCCGGGCCCGACGTGGTCACCGACGAGCAGATTCTCGGCTGGGTGGCCAAGGACGCCGAGACGGCGCTGCACCCGTCGTGCACCGCCCGCATGGGCACCGACGACATGTCGGTGCTCGACCCCGAGACGTTGCGGGTGCGGGGCACCGAGGGTCTGCGGGTGGTCGACGCCTCGTCGATGCCGTACGTGACCAACGGCAACATCTATGCGCCGGTGATGATGCTGGCCGAAAAGGCCGCTGATGTGATCCTGGGCAACGAAGGCCTGGCCCCGATGACCGACGTCGACTGGTATCGGGCCGGCTGA
- a CDS encoding SDR family NAD(P)-dependent oxidoreductase has protein sequence MEQHMADLGFDNKVAIITGAGGGLGRQHALELARRGARIVVNDLGGSLDGHGHADGPADQVVAEIEALGGEAIANTDSVATPEGGEAIVAAAVEAFGTVDIVVNNAGILRDKTFHNMTPDLIDAVIDVHLRGAFYTTLPAYKIMREKNYGRIVNTSSNSGLLGNFGQSNYGAAKMGLVGFTRVLANEGAKRNIKVNAIAPVAKTRMTEELFGAAGDLMAPEAISPTVAFLAHEDVPVSGEVFSVAGGYVARYFVGLTEGWFSPGHTVEDVRDNFDAIRDDSNYDIFADPSGELGKLLALFSPSED, from the coding sequence TTGGAGCAACACATGGCTGATCTCGGTTTCGACAACAAGGTGGCAATCATCACCGGCGCCGGCGGCGGCCTGGGCCGGCAGCACGCCCTCGAGCTGGCCCGACGCGGCGCCCGCATCGTCGTCAACGACCTGGGCGGTTCCCTCGATGGCCACGGCCACGCCGACGGGCCCGCCGACCAGGTGGTCGCCGAGATCGAGGCGCTGGGCGGCGAGGCGATCGCCAACACCGACTCGGTCGCCACCCCGGAGGGCGGCGAAGCGATCGTCGCCGCCGCGGTCGAAGCGTTCGGCACCGTCGACATCGTGGTCAACAACGCCGGCATCCTGCGGGACAAGACGTTCCACAACATGACCCCCGACCTGATCGACGCCGTGATCGATGTGCACCTGCGGGGCGCCTTCTACACGACCCTGCCCGCCTACAAGATCATGCGGGAGAAGAACTACGGCCGCATCGTCAACACCTCCTCCAACTCGGGTCTGCTGGGCAACTTCGGCCAGAGCAACTACGGCGCCGCCAAGATGGGCCTGGTCGGTTTCACGCGCGTGCTGGCCAACGAGGGCGCCAAGCGCAACATCAAGGTGAACGCCATCGCCCCTGTCGCCAAGACCCGCATGACCGAAGAACTCTTCGGCGCCGCCGGCGACCTGATGGCACCCGAGGCGATCTCTCCGACGGTGGCATTCCTGGCGCACGAGGACGTGCCGGTGTCCGGCGAGGTGTTCTCGGTGGCCGGCGGCTACGTCGCCCGCTACTTCGTCGGGCTGACCGAGGGCTGGTTCTCCCCCGGTCACACCGTCGAGGACGTTCGCGACAACTTCGACGCTATTCGTGACGACTCCAACTACGACATCTTTGCCGACCCCTCCGGCGAACTCGGCAAGCTGCTGGCGTTGTTCAGCCCGTCCGAGGACTGA
- a CDS encoding FGGY-family carbohydrate kinase, whose product MTEATPERTPETPAPAVDPVVLAVDLGTGGPKIALVSLGGSIVGSVYRRVEPKVAADGTAVQNPDQWWTAVTDGAAELTRSHPDATAALVAVAVTGQWGSTVPVDDHGNAVGDCMLWMDTRGADLAAKQVGGRLAVEGLGPTKAASWIRRSAGVPSTEGNDPLGHRLYIAEHQKELYEQTHAFVEPLDYLNARFTGRVAASRLSMALSWLTDNRGEEAGYDDRLVKLSGTPLSKLPPMLPMGSIVGTVLPEVTEAMGLPKDLPVLTAIPDLHAVTLGSGAVGNYEGHVSISTSAWIGCHAPAKKTSILKMMATVPAALPGRYVLANNHDTAGVCLEWVKGVLIDADDGLTSPTVESFTELVNAAATAEPGSGGVLFAPWLNGERSPVADANLRGGFHGLSLATTRCDLVRSVLEGVAHNARWLLEASESFLGESFGELRGVGGGAVSDLWCQIHADVMNRPIHRIEQPLMATVRGAALFAGMSLGLIGEDDIASSVPVERVFRPDPATRRVYDGMYAEFVKLHKIEGKMYSRLAKLR is encoded by the coding sequence GTGACCGAAGCGACCCCAGAGCGCACCCCGGAGACCCCCGCTCCGGCAGTCGACCCGGTGGTGCTGGCGGTCGACCTGGGCACCGGAGGGCCCAAGATCGCGTTGGTGTCACTCGGCGGCTCGATCGTCGGGTCGGTCTACCGCCGGGTGGAGCCCAAGGTGGCAGCCGACGGCACCGCCGTCCAGAACCCCGACCAATGGTGGACCGCGGTCACCGACGGCGCCGCCGAGCTGACCCGGAGCCACCCCGACGCCACCGCAGCGTTGGTGGCCGTCGCGGTCACCGGCCAGTGGGGCTCCACCGTGCCGGTCGACGATCATGGCAACGCGGTCGGCGACTGCATGCTGTGGATGGACACCCGCGGTGCGGACCTGGCGGCCAAGCAGGTGGGCGGCCGCCTGGCGGTCGAGGGGCTCGGGCCCACCAAGGCGGCGTCCTGGATCAGGCGGTCGGCCGGGGTACCGAGCACCGAGGGCAACGACCCGCTGGGCCACCGTCTCTACATCGCAGAACACCAAAAGGAGCTCTACGAGCAAACCCACGCCTTCGTCGAGCCCCTCGACTACCTCAACGCCCGGTTCACCGGCCGCGTGGCCGCCTCCCGGCTGTCGATGGCCCTGTCGTGGCTGACCGACAACCGCGGCGAGGAGGCCGGGTACGACGACCGGCTGGTCAAGCTGTCCGGCACCCCGCTGTCCAAGCTGCCACCGATGCTGCCGATGGGCTCGATCGTCGGCACCGTGCTGCCCGAGGTGACCGAGGCGATGGGGCTGCCCAAGGACCTGCCGGTGCTGACGGCGATCCCCGACCTGCATGCGGTCACGCTCGGATCGGGTGCGGTCGGCAACTACGAGGGCCACGTGTCGATCTCGACCTCGGCCTGGATCGGCTGCCACGCCCCGGCCAAGAAGACCTCGATTCTGAAGATGATGGCCACCGTGCCCGCCGCGCTGCCCGGCCGCTACGTGCTGGCCAACAACCACGACACCGCCGGGGTGTGTTTGGAGTGGGTCAAGGGCGTGCTCATCGACGCCGACGACGGCCTGACCAGCCCGACCGTCGAATCGTTTACCGAGTTGGTGAATGCGGCGGCGACCGCCGAGCCCGGAAGCGGCGGCGTGCTGTTTGCCCCGTGGCTCAACGGCGAGCGCTCGCCGGTGGCCGACGCCAACCTGCGCGGCGGGTTTCACGGGCTGTCGCTCGCCACCACCCGCTGCGACCTGGTCCGCTCGGTGCTCGAGGGCGTCGCCCACAACGCGCGCTGGCTGCTCGAGGCGTCGGAATCGTTCCTCGGGGAGTCCTTCGGTGAGCTGCGGGGCGTGGGCGGCGGCGCCGTGTCCGACCTGTGGTGCCAGATCCATGCCGACGTGATGAATCGGCCGATCCATCGCATCGAGCAACCGCTGATGGCCACCGTGCGGGGCGCTGCCCTGTTCGCCGGCATGTCGCTGGGGCTGATCGGCGAGGACGACATCGCATCGTCGGTGCCCGTCGAGCGGGTCTTCCGGCCCGATCCGGCGACCCGCCGGGTCTACGACGGCATGTACGCCGAGTTCGTCAAGCTGCACAAGATCGAGGGAAAGATGTACTCGCGGCTGGCCAAGCTGCGATGA
- a CDS encoding acyl-CoA synthetase → MAGWNFAELWERIAAQRPEADAQVQGERRITWAEFDRRANGLARYLLDRGVRHQDKVAIYLHNCPEYLETSFACYKVGLVPVNTNYRYVEDELAYLWDNADAVAVVFHGTFADRVEAVRNRVPTVTTWLWVDDGSGPCPDWAVPYEQAAATPTDARTVAEWGRSGDDILMIYTGGTTGMPKGTMWRQDDLIRALCSTGNPVLGEECETAGYDAALEGIGANAAPGLLACPLMHGTGWFTANMYLTSGGSVVTLPSRHFDVEELLDVIEAEKVGALTIVGDAFAKPMVAALDGAPDRWDITSVVLITSSGVMWSESAKRGLLAHHPGMLLVDSFSSSEAIGLGQSVSAGDSASSTASFALGPNARVVTEDGRDVEPGSGEIGRVAVGGHVPLGYYKDEAKSAATFIMIDGRRYSCPGDWATVEDDGTITLLGRGSVCINTAGEKVFPEEVEEALKTHPSVYDAVVVGVPDDRFGETIAAVVQPVEGAEISADDLVAHTKEHLAGYKAPRAVLSVDTIGRAPNAKVDYKRWKAYAADQATASTT, encoded by the coding sequence ATGGCAGGATGGAACTTCGCCGAGCTGTGGGAACGCATTGCGGCACAGCGGCCAGAAGCCGACGCTCAGGTACAGGGCGAGCGACGCATTACCTGGGCCGAGTTCGATCGCCGGGCGAACGGGCTGGCCCGGTACCTGCTCGACCGGGGGGTTCGCCACCAGGACAAAGTGGCGATCTACCTCCACAACTGTCCCGAGTACCTCGAGACGTCCTTCGCTTGCTACAAGGTCGGGCTGGTCCCGGTGAACACCAACTACCGCTACGTCGAGGATGAACTCGCCTACCTGTGGGACAACGCCGACGCGGTTGCGGTCGTGTTTCACGGCACCTTCGCCGACCGCGTCGAGGCGGTGCGCAACCGTGTGCCAACCGTGACCACCTGGCTGTGGGTCGACGACGGGTCAGGGCCGTGTCCCGACTGGGCGGTGCCCTACGAACAGGCGGCCGCCACGCCCACCGACGCCCGCACCGTGGCCGAGTGGGGACGCAGCGGCGACGACATCTTGATGATCTACACCGGCGGCACCACCGGCATGCCCAAGGGCACGATGTGGCGCCAGGACGACCTGATCCGGGCCCTGTGTTCCACCGGTAACCCCGTCCTCGGCGAGGAGTGCGAGACCGCGGGCTACGACGCCGCCCTCGAGGGGATCGGGGCCAACGCCGCCCCCGGGCTGCTCGCCTGCCCGCTGATGCACGGCACCGGCTGGTTCACCGCCAACATGTATCTGACCAGCGGAGGGTCGGTCGTGACGCTGCCCAGCCGCCACTTCGACGTCGAGGAACTGCTCGACGTCATCGAGGCCGAGAAGGTGGGGGCGCTGACCATCGTCGGCGACGCCTTCGCCAAGCCGATGGTGGCCGCCCTCGACGGGGCGCCCGACCGCTGGGACATCACCTCGGTCGTGCTGATCACCTCGTCGGGCGTGATGTGGTCCGAGTCGGCGAAAAGGGGCCTGCTCGCCCATCACCCGGGCATGTTGTTGGTCGACAGCTTCAGCTCGTCGGAGGCGATCGGGCTGGGCCAGTCGGTGTCCGCCGGCGACTCTGCCTCCAGCACCGCCTCGTTTGCGTTGGGCCCCAACGCCCGGGTGGTCACCGAGGACGGACGCGACGTCGAGCCGGGCTCCGGGGAGATCGGGCGGGTGGCCGTCGGGGGACACGTGCCGCTCGGCTACTACAAGGACGAGGCCAAGTCGGCGGCGACGTTCATCATGATCGATGGCCGGCGCTACAGCTGTCCCGGCGACTGGGCCACCGTCGAGGACGACGGCACGATCACCCTGTTGGGCCGGGGGTCGGTGTGCATCAACACCGCCGGCGAGAAGGTGTTCCCTGAGGAGGTCGAGGAGGCGCTGAAGACCCACCCGAGCGTGTACGACGCCGTCGTCGTCGGCGTCCCCGACGACCGCTTCGGCGAGACGATCGCCGCGGTGGTGCAGCCGGTCGAAGGCGCCGAGATCTCGGCCGACGACCTGGTGGCCCACACCAAGGAGCACCTGGCCGGCTACAAGGCCCCCCGGGCGGTGTTGTCGGTCGACACGATCGGCCGCGCCCCCAATGCCAAGGTGGACTACAAGCGATGGAAGGCCTACGCCGCCGACCAGGCGACCGCCTCAACCACATGA
- a CDS encoding acyl-CoA dehydrogenase family protein codes for MDFALPGEDDARRRAVRDFLAEHPRPTGAQLGQAGLMVPHWPEPWGLGADPIHQLIIDEEFRAAGVKRPSNPIGLGWAGPTLIEAGTDEQQQRWLPGLVSGEDLWCQLFSEPGAGSDLAALSTAAVRDGDEWVINGQKVWTSLAHHARWGILIARTGPPPGTETPGAGGASKHTGITYFVCPMDAHGIEIRPITEMTGAHTFNEVFLTDVRLPDAYRVGDVGQGWALAKITLANERVSLSAGGVLWGQGPQTEALYDEVRAAGGVADPVMRQRLAQTWIEGEVLRLIRMRTISAVVAGKSPGPEASVRKVLADEHGQAVMELAKDLAGPAGMLTDGGPLGRPVALWHYGYLFARALTVGGGTGEVQRNILGERVLGLPPDPGTS; via the coding sequence ATGGACTTTGCGCTCCCGGGAGAGGACGATGCTCGGCGTCGGGCGGTGCGGGACTTCCTGGCCGAACACCCCAGGCCGACGGGGGCCCAGCTGGGCCAGGCCGGGCTGATGGTGCCCCACTGGCCCGAGCCGTGGGGGCTGGGCGCCGACCCGATCCATCAGCTGATCATCGACGAGGAGTTCCGCGCCGCCGGCGTGAAGCGGCCCTCCAACCCGATCGGGCTGGGCTGGGCCGGGCCGACGCTGATCGAGGCGGGCACCGACGAACAACAGCAGCGCTGGCTGCCCGGCCTGGTGTCGGGCGAGGACCTGTGGTGCCAGCTGTTCTCCGAACCGGGCGCCGGGTCGGACCTGGCGGCGTTGTCGACCGCTGCGGTGCGCGACGGCGACGAGTGGGTGATCAACGGCCAGAAGGTGTGGACCAGCCTGGCCCACCACGCCCGTTGGGGCATCCTGATCGCCCGCACCGGGCCTCCACCAGGAACAGAAACACCCGGTGCAGGTGGCGCATCAAAACACACCGGCATCACCTACTTCGTGTGTCCGATGGATGCCCACGGCATCGAGATCCGGCCGATCACCGAGATGACCGGCGCCCACACGTTCAACGAGGTGTTCCTCACCGACGTTCGGCTGCCCGATGCCTACCGGGTGGGCGACGTCGGCCAGGGGTGGGCGCTGGCCAAGATCACGCTGGCCAACGAGCGGGTGTCGCTGTCGGCCGGCGGCGTGCTGTGGGGGCAGGGGCCGCAGACCGAGGCGTTGTACGACGAGGTGCGGGCCGCCGGCGGGGTGGCCGATCCGGTGATGCGCCAGCGCCTGGCCCAGACCTGGATCGAAGGCGAGGTGCTGCGGCTGATCCGCATGCGCACGATCTCGGCGGTGGTCGCCGGCAAGAGCCCCGGGCCGGAGGCGTCGGTGCGCAAGGTGCTCGCCGACGAACACGGCCAGGCGGTGATGGAGCTGGCCAAGGACCTGGCCGGTCCGGCGGGCATGCTGACCGACGGGGGACCGTTGGGCCGCCCGGTGGCGCTGTGGCACTACGGCTACCTGTTCGCCCGGGCGCTGACCGTCGGCGGCGGCACCGGTGAAGTGCAGCGCAACATTCTGGGCGAGCGGGTGCTGGGGCTGCCCCCCGATCCGGGCACGTCATGA
- a CDS encoding class I SAM-dependent methyltransferase gives MSADPSVQRFRRPGPTAGTSTVLRPAPRDGTAEPAVVAIHRSGMVTDAEGTEYPIRPMSILEGEGRAIHDFMVGRGYSQSLETGMAYGVSTLWLADAVARVDGGHHIAIDPRQVSGYHSIGTLNVERAGLDDVVDTYVELSEYRLPKLAGAKTKLDFAFIDGRHLFDSALIDFFYVDRMLEVGGAVALHDLWMPSLRKLAGFIRQNRNYRLVHVDSLSEVGLPRRMYKVAKRVANGSLGRDRSGFRLRAENLCVLEKVGQDDRHHEHFEPF, from the coding sequence ATGAGCGCCGACCCGTCGGTGCAACGGTTCCGCCGGCCCGGCCCCACGGCGGGAACATCGACGGTGCTGCGCCCGGCGCCGCGTGACGGGACCGCCGAGCCGGCAGTGGTGGCCATCCACCGCAGCGGGATGGTCACCGACGCCGAGGGAACCGAGTACCCGATCAGGCCGATGTCCATCCTCGAGGGCGAGGGCCGGGCCATCCACGATTTCATGGTCGGGCGGGGCTATTCCCAGAGCCTGGAAACCGGCATGGCCTATGGCGTGTCCACGCTGTGGCTGGCCGATGCGGTGGCCAGGGTCGACGGCGGTCACCACATCGCCATCGATCCGCGACAGGTGAGCGGCTACCACTCGATCGGCACGCTCAACGTTGAACGCGCCGGGCTCGACGACGTCGTCGACACCTACGTCGAGTTGTCGGAGTACCGGCTGCCCAAGCTGGCGGGCGCCAAGACCAAGCTCGACTTCGCGTTCATCGACGGACGACACCTGTTCGACTCGGCGTTGATCGACTTCTTCTACGTCGACCGCATGCTGGAAGTGGGCGGTGCGGTTGCGCTGCACGACCTGTGGATGCCGAGCCTGCGCAAGCTGGCCGGGTTCATCCGCCAGAACCGCAACTATCGGCTGGTGCACGTCGACTCTTTGAGCGAGGTGGGTCTTCCGCGCCGGATGTACAAGGTGGCCAAGCGAGTGGCCAACGGCTCGCTGGGGCGTGACCGGTCGGGGTTTCGGCTTCGGGCCGAGAACCTCTGCGTGCTCGAGAAGGTCGGTCAGGACGATCGACACCACGAGCACTTCGAGCCGTTTTAG
- a CDS encoding polysaccharide pyruvyl transferase family protein → MTPTGDPRPCGPSTDRSRSRRTGDAKVAVAGWIGSTNLGDELIARAVCGQLADLGAEPVAITIDLERTDGLLGIAGVQHHRVRDTPGLIRMLRTVDGVAFGGGGLIQDETGPLNLPFHLGRLALGRLLHLPWAGVGLGVGTVSRRTGRQLVRRMMVGARAITVRDPASQERLRRLGIGSDLAADPVIAWDGVEDPSITDEVLAVSVRRPNLPGQRTLSTAPPLDDAWLGHMSSAIEAVATDLGLGVRFVAFEADQDGELHRQLAERIAVDSELVEPTVDTVLGAVGRARAVFTMRYHGAVAALLHGRPAILVDYSPKMGDLSDDLAGAMPALPVGVPHAEGAVRAMHRAVSRAGELPDHLERLVAREAANSVALGRLLAPAGHD, encoded by the coding sequence GTGACGCCCACCGGAGATCCTCGACCGTGTGGACCCTCGACGGATCGCTCGAGGTCGCGCCGAACCGGTGATGCGAAGGTTGCCGTCGCCGGCTGGATCGGTTCGACCAACCTGGGAGATGAGCTGATCGCCCGGGCCGTCTGTGGCCAACTGGCCGATCTCGGAGCCGAACCGGTGGCGATCACCATCGATCTGGAGCGCACGGACGGCCTCCTTGGAATCGCCGGCGTACAACACCACCGGGTTCGGGACACCCCCGGCCTGATCCGGATGCTGCGCACGGTCGACGGAGTGGCCTTCGGCGGGGGAGGCCTCATCCAGGATGAGACCGGCCCGCTCAACCTGCCATTTCACCTGGGTCGGCTCGCACTCGGCCGGCTCCTCCACCTGCCGTGGGCCGGCGTCGGCCTGGGCGTCGGCACCGTCAGCCGCCGCACCGGCCGCCAGCTGGTTCGACGGATGATGGTCGGTGCTCGGGCGATCACCGTTCGTGACCCGGCCTCCCAGGAACGGCTTCGGAGGCTGGGGATCGGCTCGGACCTGGCCGCCGACCCCGTCATCGCCTGGGACGGGGTCGAGGATCCCAGCATCACCGATGAGGTGCTGGCGGTCTCGGTGCGGCGGCCCAACCTGCCCGGACAACGAACCCTGTCGACGGCCCCGCCGCTCGACGACGCTTGGTTGGGTCACATGTCGAGCGCCATCGAAGCCGTGGCCACCGATTTGGGGCTCGGGGTGAGGTTCGTTGCGTTCGAGGCGGACCAGGACGGCGAGCTTCACCGACAGCTGGCGGAACGGATCGCGGTCGACAGCGAACTTGTGGAGCCGACCGTCGACACCGTCCTGGGCGCCGTCGGCCGAGCCCGTGCCGTGTTCACCATGCGATATCACGGCGCCGTCGCGGCGTTGCTCCACGGCCGTCCGGCCATCCTGGTCGACTACTCGCCCAAGATGGGCGACCTTTCAGACGACCTGGCCGGGGCCATGCCGGCGCTCCCGGTTGGAGTGCCACACGCTGAGGGAGCGGTCCGGGCCATGCACCGTGCGGTCTCCCGGGCCGGGGAACTCCCGGATCATCTGGAACGACTTGTGGCCCGCGAGGCCGCCAACTCCGTCGCCCTCGGCCGCCTCCTGGCGCCCGCCGGACACGATTAA